The following coding sequences are from one Rutidosis leptorrhynchoides isolate AG116_Rl617_1_P2 chromosome 11, CSIRO_AGI_Rlap_v1, whole genome shotgun sequence window:
- the LOC139875881 gene encoding uncharacterized protein, translating into MFLDACIFDPENDYMNGIESVYFVQIILYHEVEVELDFVILGTKEPENNTCIVDSGALRHMTGHLSLLSNIHPIKGGYVAFAGDKGGHITAQGLLRNEKVSFDKVNYCQELANNLLSVSQICEKSFKVAFDDEYSYILKPEFVIPPDMILMKAPRQADLYMLDMNGKQSKKAHKLVKYNPISAPPELLHMDVFGPICFESIDGNRKNRVLIETARTMLADSSPPVHFWREAVSNACYTMNRNAPEVSAPNKSPDPTPSVIEPLQESDQDPIYDTYGSDISSESSENPEDMGDTTNLHHNIPVPAQPVPKTTATHPRENIIGDPNACVRTRRQVMAMQEEIQQFHWLDVWKLVTKPNGVKVIDLKWVWKNKYDEDGNVIRNKVRLVAKGYQQNPEFDYDEVFAPVARLEAIRIFLAFASFMKFKVYQMDVKNHLHPDTVYHLRRALYGLHQAPRAWYGHLSSYLIEKGYQMGMVDCTLFTKTDNGIFLHQEKYVNDILEWFFMTQERPVSTLLAVNHGISLDCEGEPVDPTYYRVIIRSLMYLTASMSDIMFATCLCARYQVNLNTVHLTAAKRILRYLLHSPNLGICDTSNLMNRTSDSLAARVTMLPARFVLLLGFISMEAPQQNVLKFNPEVQGEQLPNPPINPVNPPV; encoded by the exons atgtTTCTAGATGCTTGTATATTCGACCCTGAAAACGACTATATGAATGGGATAGAATCTGTCTATTTTGTACAAATTATTCTCTATCATGAAGTAGAAGTtgaattggactttgtgattttg ggaaccaaggAACCTGAAAATAACACCTGTATAGTAGATAGTGGCGCTTTGAGGCATATGACAggacatctatctcttctttcAAATATTCATcctattaagggaggttatgttgcttttgctggagataaaggtggTCACATTACCGCTCAGGGTTTGTTAAGGAATGAGAAAGTCAGCTTTGATAAAGTGaattattgtcaagagcttgcaaataatttgttatcGGTTTCGCAGATATGTGAAAAGTCCTTCAAAGTAGCCTTTGATGATGAATatagctacattttgaaaccagaaTTTGTGATTCCACCTGATATGATTTTAATGAAGGCTCCAAGACAAGCTGATTTGTACATGctggatatgaat ggaaagcagagcaagaaagcacaTAAGCTGGTTAAGtacaatccaatctctgctccacctGAATTGTTGCATATGGATGTTTTCGGTCCAATCTGTTTTGagagcattgatggaa aCAGAAAGAATAGAgttttgattgagactgctagaaccaTGCTAGCTGACTCATCAccacctgttcatttttggagagAAGCTGTTTCAAATGCGTGTTACACAATGAATCGG AATGcgccagaagtgtctgcacctaaTAAATCTCCTGATCCTACTCCATCCGTTATTGAACCACTTCAAGAATCTGATCAAGATCCCATTTATGATACCtacggatctgatatttcaagtgaaagtTCAGAAAATCCTGAAGATATGGGTGACACTACCAATCTACATCACAATATACCtgttcctgcacaaccagttcccaaaaCTACAGCTACTCATCCTAGGGAAAATATTATTGGCGATCCTAATGCGTGTGTTcgaacaagaagacaa GTAATGgccatgcaagaagagattcaacaATTTCATTGGTTAGACGTTTGGAAGTTGGTAACGAAGCCGAATGGTGTTAAAGTCATTGATCTTAAATGGGTTTGGAAGAATAAGTAtgatgaagatggcaatgttattcgTAACAAAGTTAGGTTAGTAGCAAAGGGTTATCAGCAAAATCCAGAATTCGACTATGacgaagtttttgctcctgttgccagattggaagcaatTCGTATTTTCTTGGCATTCGCTTCATTCATGAAATTCAAAGTTTAtcagatggatgtcaaga atcatcttcatcctgacacaGTTTACCATTTACGGAGAGCCCTTTATGGACTACATCAAGCCCCACGTGCTTGGTATGGGCATTTATCTAGTTACCTTatcgaaaaaggatatcaaatgggcatggtagactgtactctgttcacTAAA ACAGATAACGGGATCTTTCTGCACCAAGAAAAATATGTGAATGATATACTAGAATGGTTCtttatgactcaagaacgtccagtTTCCACCTTGTTAGCAGTTAATCATGGAATTTCTCTAGATTGTGAAGGGGAACCTGTTGATCCAACTTACTATCGAGTAATCATCAGATCGCTCATGTATCTTACTGCGTCAATGTCAGATATAATGTTCGCGACATGTCTCTGTGCCCGATACCAAGTTAATCTGAACACAGTTCACCTTACGGCTGCCAAAAGGATTTTACGTTATCTCTTACATTCTCCTAATCTTGGCATATG